The following proteins are encoded in a genomic region of Gimesia algae:
- a CDS encoding phospho-sugar mutase has product MNQPSPSIDSSQAMELARTAVAEKKLSESALENLKRWVTEPQYAPYQPALLKLIEDKDFQQLDTCFWEVIPFGTGGRRGLMSELGSATINERTIAESAHGLAAYSKTFSGQETGKAAIAHDSRINSSHFARIAASVLAGHGLTVYFFKTSRSTPELSFAVRECGCDVGAMITASHNPPSDNGFKAYWSTGGQVLPPHDQGIIDEVYQAAEIPLLDFDQAVEQGLIQFIDEDVASKYRSSVVSHSHSGNRDITGYFTPLHGVGEASVYQVLQQAGFAGIQKYEPQCAQDGNFPNVPDQLPNPERTEVYQPAIEQAKQTGGEIILASDPDADRMGVCVKNPAGEFIHLTGNQVGALLADYVLRKRQAAGTLSPEHFVVETIVTTPLIAAIARKANVRIINNLLVGFKYIAETMDAEGPDKFVFGTEESLGYLAGEYCRDKDAAIAALWACELAAELKAEGKTLLDRLDDLYLDHGFHLEGQVSKTCKGSSGNEQIKQLMKAFRSTPPAKMGNLNFTLVRDYQDLEIRSLPENTVTETFSKPKGNVLMLEARAEGSPLTVQLGVRPSGTEPKIKFYYFAQAEVTDPGLLDQTKHAAFSTIEDFKDALMAWIDQTLADT; this is encoded by the coding sequence ATGAATCAGCCTTCTCCCTCTATTGATTCCTCGCAGGCAATGGAACTCGCGCGTACTGCCGTCGCCGAGAAAAAACTCTCCGAATCTGCCCTCGAAAATCTGAAGCGCTGGGTGACGGAACCACAGTATGCTCCTTACCAGCCTGCTCTGCTGAAACTGATCGAGGACAAAGACTTTCAGCAGCTCGATACCTGTTTCTGGGAAGTCATTCCTTTCGGAACCGGCGGTCGACGCGGATTGATGAGCGAACTCGGCTCCGCCACCATCAACGAGCGCACGATTGCAGAATCAGCGCACGGACTGGCTGCCTACAGCAAAACGTTTTCGGGTCAAGAAACCGGGAAAGCGGCGATTGCGCATGACTCGCGAATCAACTCCTCCCATTTTGCCCGCATCGCAGCCAGTGTACTGGCAGGGCACGGCCTGACCGTCTATTTCTTCAAAACCTCCCGCTCCACCCCCGAACTTTCCTTCGCGGTCCGCGAGTGTGGTTGTGACGTCGGTGCAATGATTACCGCTTCACACAACCCCCCTTCCGATAATGGTTTCAAAGCCTACTGGTCTACCGGAGGACAGGTCCTGCCTCCTCACGATCAGGGGATTATTGATGAAGTCTATCAGGCTGCCGAGATCCCGCTGCTCGATTTTGACCAGGCGGTCGAGCAAGGCCTGATTCAGTTTATTGATGAAGACGTCGCCAGCAAATATCGCAGTTCGGTCGTGAGCCATAGCCATTCTGGTAATCGTGACATCACTGGATATTTCACACCCCTGCATGGAGTGGGAGAAGCGTCCGTGTATCAGGTACTGCAGCAGGCGGGATTTGCAGGAATTCAGAAGTACGAACCACAGTGTGCACAGGACGGAAATTTTCCGAATGTTCCCGACCAACTCCCGAACCCCGAACGGACGGAAGTCTATCAACCGGCGATTGAACAGGCGAAACAGACCGGCGGCGAAATCATTCTTGCCAGTGATCCCGATGCCGATCGCATGGGGGTCTGTGTTAAAAACCCTGCCGGTGAATTTATTCATCTGACGGGAAACCAGGTCGGGGCCTTACTCGCCGATTATGTGCTCCGCAAACGTCAGGCAGCCGGAACGCTCTCCCCGGAGCACTTCGTGGTCGAGACGATCGTGACCACTCCCTTGATCGCCGCCATCGCCCGCAAAGCCAATGTGCGGATTATCAATAACCTGCTGGTCGGATTCAAGTACATCGCAGAGACCATGGACGCAGAAGGACCCGACAAATTTGTGTTCGGAACGGAAGAGTCACTGGGCTATCTGGCAGGTGAATACTGTCGCGACAAAGATGCGGCGATTGCCGCCCTCTGGGCCTGTGAACTTGCTGCCGAACTCAAGGCAGAAGGCAAAACACTGCTGGATCGCCTGGACGATCTCTACCTTGATCACGGGTTTCATCTGGAAGGTCAGGTCTCCAAAACCTGCAAAGGGTCATCGGGTAACGAACAGATCAAACAGTTGATGAAGGCCTTTCGCAGTACACCTCCTGCAAAAATGGGAAATCTCAACTTTACATTAGTCAGAGACTATCAGGATCTGGAAATCCGGTCATTACCCGAAAATACGGTGACCGAGACCTTTTCGAAACCAAAGGGAAATGTTCTGATGTTGGAAGCCAGAGCCGAGGGATCGCCGCTGACGGTCCAACTGGGTGTACGGCCTTCAGGTACCGAGCCTAAAATTAAATTTTATTACTTCGCGCAGGCAGAAGTCACAGATCCCGGCCTGCTGGATCAGACCAAACACGCAGCCTTCTCGACAATTGAAGACTTTAAAGATGCGTTGATGGCATGGATCGACCAGACCCTCGCTGACACTTAA
- a CDS encoding Hsp70 family protein, whose amino-acid sequence MKFVEGHTVGVDLGTTYSAIAQLDSEGQPISLKNTDGRSITPSVVLLGEEGRVVVGPSFERTAIEEDPSHIIEAVKRHMGDDNFYVVYQEKKLTAEFLSALILKKMKQDAEKEIGPIANAVITVPYYFNDVRRKATQDAGRIAGLNVIDIINEPTAATLAYAWKRDELGNPDAMPDGERTILVYDLGGGTFDVTIVRYSPTQFRVLATDGDVMLGGLDWSQRIVDHVAEQFMKKFGSDPRQDPVTLRTCVQECEDAKRELSQKAQTPVSIYHKGNTLTVALTRGDFERMTADLLQRTRDTTELVMQQAGVEKGQLDDVVLVGGSTLMPVVEEMLKNVCGREPSRTMNPEEAVAQGAAIHAAILEARATGGESRMAQAVIKRLRSVSTADVNSHSLGVKITDPNDRSRKINHIMIKRNTEIPASVSQKFVTTSDNQQRIHVIILEGEASDPDACSTIGDFRILNLPSNLPKGSPVEVTYRYDANGRIHASARELTGNNESATEIVRDSGLDIAGVDRFEMLAKDYLVE is encoded by the coding sequence ATGAAGTTTGTTGAAGGTCATACTGTTGGCGTTGACTTGGGAACCACCTATTCAGCAATTGCACAGCTTGACAGTGAAGGTCAGCCCATATCCCTGAAAAACACGGATGGTCGTTCGATTACTCCGTCGGTTGTTCTGCTGGGTGAAGAGGGGCGCGTTGTCGTCGGGCCCTCTTTCGAAAGAACGGCCATTGAAGAAGATCCTTCTCACATCATTGAAGCGGTCAAACGCCATATGGGAGATGACAACTTTTACGTTGTCTATCAGGAAAAGAAACTGACCGCAGAATTCCTGTCTGCCTTGATTCTGAAAAAGATGAAGCAGGATGCAGAAAAGGAAATCGGTCCAATCGCCAACGCCGTGATCACGGTTCCCTATTACTTCAACGATGTGCGTCGTAAAGCCACTCAGGATGCCGGCCGAATCGCTGGTTTGAATGTCATCGATATTATCAACGAACCAACCGCGGCTACGCTGGCTTATGCCTGGAAACGGGATGAGCTGGGGAACCCCGATGCCATGCCCGATGGCGAGCGTACAATTCTGGTGTACGACCTGGGTGGTGGTACCTTCGACGTCACCATTGTGCGTTATTCTCCCACACAATTCCGCGTGCTCGCCACTGACGGGGATGTGATGCTGGGGGGACTCGACTGGAGCCAGCGTATCGTGGATCATGTCGCAGAGCAGTTCATGAAGAAATTCGGCAGTGATCCCCGTCAGGATCCCGTCACACTGCGAACCTGTGTGCAGGAGTGTGAAGACGCGAAACGAGAATTAAGCCAGAAAGCACAAACTCCCGTTTCCATTTACCACAAAGGCAACACATTGACGGTTGCTTTGACGCGTGGCGATTTCGAACGCATGACCGCGGACCTCTTGCAGCGGACACGTGACACAACCGAATTGGTCATGCAGCAGGCGGGTGTGGAAAAAGGTCAGCTGGACGATGTGGTTCTGGTCGGTGGTTCGACGTTGATGCCTGTGGTCGAAGAAATGCTGAAAAATGTCTGTGGACGCGAACCATCGCGAACCATGAACCCCGAAGAAGCAGTGGCCCAGGGAGCCGCGATCCATGCCGCCATTCTGGAAGCGCGGGCAACTGGCGGCGAAAGCCGTATGGCACAGGCGGTGATCAAACGATTGCGGAGCGTCAGTACTGCTGATGTGAACTCCCACTCGCTGGGCGTCAAAATTACAGACCCCAACGATCGCAGCCGCAAAATCAATCATATTATGATTAAACGTAATACAGAGATTCCCGCGAGCGTCAGTCAGAAGTTTGTCACCACCTCTGATAACCAGCAGCGGATTCACGTCATCATTCTGGAAGGAGAGGCCAGTGATCCTGATGCCTGTTCTACGATCGGTGACTTCCGTATTCTGAATTTGCCATCCAATCTTCCCAAAGGCTCTCCTGTCGAAGTCACTTACCGTTATGATGCCAACGGTCGAATTCATGCTTCGGCACGAGAACTGACAGGTAATAACGAATCGGCCACCGAGATTGTCCGTGACTCTGGTCTGGACATTGCGGGAGTGGATCGCTTTGAAATGCTGGCGAAAGACTACCTGGTTGAGTAA